From a region of the Triticum aestivum cultivar Chinese Spring chromosome 7D, IWGSC CS RefSeq v2.1, whole genome shotgun sequence genome:
- the LOC123167405 gene encoding zinc finger protein CONSTANS-LIKE 16, which produces MSCSGKAADGAMGSKAARACDGCLRRRARWYCAADDAFLCQGCDTSVHSANPLARRHERVRLRPTSPLLPGAAPRERRRGDEVVPAWFKRKARTPRSQAKSVGRLLSRRLVVPEASGGDSPEEQKCDVETDEEELLYRVPIFDPALAELCSPLTLEEATTAVASCCNEDGAIVEDPTKPAATPTPAPVQFFSDSLVNLGPTDAELMEFAADMEALLGRPGMDDGDEEEPFCMEALGLIEPMDVDGGRVKLEIDPMRACGLEQKPEVSGDMFDIDFDYDSPLGTPDENAASSGASADAQFTPRSLALNLNYEAIMENWGSSPWADGERPHVKLDDCWPHDYYSLQEGAWMMGGVVGHGGEGLGTPRLRMDGGREARVSRYREKRRTRLFSKKIRYEVRKLNAEKRPRMKGRFVKRANGAGGGVPVAIATACVA; this is translated from the coding sequence ATGAGCTGCTCGGGGAAGGCGGCGGACGGCGCGATGGGGAGCAAGGCGGCGCGGGCGTGCGACGGCTGCCtgcggcggcgggcgaggtggtACTGCGCGGCGGATGACGCGTTCCTGTGCCAGGGGTGCGACACGTCGGTGCACTCGGCGAACCCTCTCGCGCGGAGGCACGAGCGGGTGCGCCTGCGGCCCACGTCGCCGCTGCTCCCTGGTGCGGCCCCGCGGGAGAGGCGCCGCGGCGACGAGGTCGTGCCGGCGTGGTTCAAGCGCAAGGCGCGGACCCCGCGCTCGCAGGCCAAGAGCGTCGGGCGTCTCCTCTCGAGGCGGCTCGTCGTGCCGGAGGCGTCTGGCGGGGACTCGCCGGAGGAGCAGAAGTGTGACGTGGAGACCGACGAGGAGGAGCTGCTGTACCGCGTGCCCATCTTCGACCCCGCCCTCGCGGAGCTCTGCTCGCCGCTGACTCTCGAGGAAGCGACGACGGCCGTCGCGTCATGCTGCAATGAGGATGGTGCCATCGTCGAGGACCCGACAAAGCCAGCTGCGACGCCGACTCCGGCGCCGGTTCAGTTCTTCTCCGACAGCCTCGTAAACTTGGGCCCGACGGACGCCGAGCTCATGGAGTTCGCCGCGGACATGGAGGCCCTTCTTGGCCGGCCGGGcatggacgacggcgacgaggaggaacCGTTCTGCATGGAGGCATTGGGCCTCATCGAGCCGATGGACGTAGACGGCGGGCGAGTCAAGCTGGAGATCGACCCCATGCGAGCGTGCGGCCTCGAGCAGAAGCCGGAGGTGTCCGGCGATATGTTCGACATCGACTTCGACTACGACTCGCCGCTGGGGACACCGGACGAGAACGCTGCAAGCAGCGGTGCCAGTGCGGACGCCCAGTTCACCCCGAGGAGCCTCGCGCTCAATCTAAACTACGAGGCCATCATGGAGAACTGGGGGAGCTCGCCGTGGGCCGACGGCGAGAGGCCGCACGTCAAGCTCGATGACTGCTGGCCACACGACTACTACTCGCTGCAGGAGGGCGCTTGGATGATGGGAGGAGTGGTTGGCCATGGCGGGGAGGGGTTGGGGACGCCGAGGCTGAGGATGGACGGCGGCAGGGAGGCGCGGGTGTCGCGGTACCGGGAGAAGCGGCGGACGCGGCTCTTCTCAAAGAAGATCCGGTACGAGGTGCGCAAGCTCAACGCCGAGAAGCGGCCGCGGATGAAGGGCCGCTTCGTCAAGCGGGCCAACGGCGCCGGAGGCGGCGTGCCCGTCGCCATCGCCACGGCGTGCGTCGCGTAG